A genomic window from Misgurnus anguillicaudatus unplaced genomic scaffold, ASM2758022v2 HiC_scaffold_29, whole genome shotgun sequence includes:
- the LOC141362941 gene encoding ecto-ADP-ribosyltransferase 4-like codes for MEEDSVDDQYNGCRGKMEKLVKKYLPEEIRANISDFGTVWENSKKKISGPKHNLERDHLIAISVYTGVIVYTKFDEDVRTGKQKYTDKTFKWYSLHFWLTQAIETLKRTQEGCKKTFRSTSVTFEDVNNTEIRFGSFATSSFDRKVTTNFGNETCFEIETCHGADVSKYSQFPNQKEVLIPPYEKFKVTNIRTGQKGDWCNTVVELKSTGIKSYLNCALASVKPKKYHNVIISD; via the coding sequence ATGGAAGAGGATTCAGTTGATGACCAGTATAATGGCTGTAGAGGGAAAATGGAAAAATTGGTGAAGAAATATCTACCTGAAGAAATCCGTGCTAACATATCAGACTTTGGAACAGTTTgggaaaacagtaaaaaaaagatCTCTGGACCAAAACACAATCTGGAAAGAGATCATTTAATTGCCATTTCTGTGTATACTGGTGTTATTGTATATACAAAATTCGATGAGGATGTTAGGACCGGTAAACAGAAATACACAGACAAGACATTCAAATGGTATTCGCTTCATTTTTGGTTGACACAAGCAATAGAGACTCTAAAGAGAACGCAAGAGGGATGCAAGAAAACTTTTCGTAGTACCAGTGTTACATTTGAAGATGTCAATAACACAGAGATTCGTTTTGGCTCATTTGCGACCTCTTCTTTTGATCGTAAAGTAACAACTAATTTTGGAAATGAAACTTGTTTTGAAATCGAGACTTGTCACGGGGCTGATGTGTCAAAATACTCCCAGTTTCCTAATCAGAAAGAGGTGTTGATTCCCCCATATGAGAAATTTAAAGTCACTAATATCAGGACAGGTCAGAAGGGTGACTGGTGTAACACTGTGGTTGAGTTGAAGAGCACTGGtataaaaagttatttaaacTGTGCCCTGGCATCAGTCAAGCCCAAGAAATATCACAACGTCATTATCTCTGACTGA